The Ciconia boyciana chromosome 22, ASM3463844v1, whole genome shotgun sequence genome has a window encoding:
- the SAMD14 gene encoding sterile alpha motif domain-containing protein 14 isoform X1 — MSVSKLQDMDEVFETPRLDSSLQKARARLLAKGRRHRPSRSRLRDSASSTEGDEGPEAAGAEGDGGPPTPLPFSRGAEFSFEAGAVQRALGDPPAPSPPLSRYRPLTDASSQEGLAGTPSPKSCHSSDSSPGFAHRDARPQRHSEDDSRDMSPPEPASPTVGLDKKTRRKFLDLGVTLRRVSSSKSRKEKGSNRLSMGSREAVEGPGRASGSPFLPFSWFSDGARGSASPGSASPAGSPRHEGLSPAKSASQDSTLSEDSPPPSTSPRLPGPTATKCSYPYHTLSQSSDEFLDEPPGAVAGWTCRQVGQWLESLNLEQYVEEFSAHGVDGPRLLHLDGAKLKALGVGSSQDRAVLKRKLKELSLAVEKERKAQEKAEKQREKQKKRDQEQRRS; from the exons ATGTCGGTCTCCAAACTGCAGGACATGGATGAGGTTTTCG AGACGCCGCGCCTGGACAGTAGCCTGCAGAAGGCCCGAGCCCGGCTCCTAGCCAAGGGCCGCCGGCACCGGCCCTCCCGCTCCCGCCTGCGAGACAGCGCCAGCTCCACCGAGGGCGACGAGGGGCCCGAGGCGGCG GGAGCCGAGGGCGATGGCGGCCCCCCAACCCCCTTGCCCTTCTCCCGTGGTGCCGAGTTCTCCTTCGAGGCGGGGGCGGTGCAGCGGGCGCTgggggaccccccggccccctcgcCGCCCCTCAGCCGCTACCGGCCCCTCACCGACGCCTCGTCCCAGGAGGGGCTGGCGGGCACCCCCTCGCCCAAGTCCTGCCACAGCTCCGACAGCTCGCCCGGCTTCGCCCACCGCGACGCCCGGCCCCAGCGGCACAGTGAAG acGACAGCCGGGACATGAGCCCCCCCGAGCCGGCCAGCCCCACTGTGGGGCTTGATAAGAAAACGCGGAGGAAGTTCTTGGATTTGGG GGTGACCCTGCGCCGGGTGTCCTCCAGCAAGAGCcggaaggagaaggggagcaACCGCCTGTCCATGGGCAGCAG ggaggcGGTGGAGGGTCCCGGCCGCGCCTCGGGGTCacccttcctgcccttctcctgGTTCTCAGACGGCGCGAGGGGCTCGGCCTCCCCCGGCTCCGCGTCGCCCGCCGGCTCCCCCCGGCACGAGGGGCTCAGCCCCGCCAAATCTGCTTCCCAG GACTCGACGCTGAGCGAGGACTCCCCACCGCCCAGCACCAGCCCGCGCCTGCCCGGCCCCACCGCCACCAAGTGCTCCTACCCCTACCACACCCTGTCACAGTCCTCAGACGAG TTCCTGGATGAGCCCCCCGGCGCGGTCGCGGGCTGGACGTGCCGGCAGGTGGGACAGTGGCTGGAGAGCCTCAACCTGGAGCAGTATGTAGAGGAGTTCTCGGCCCACGGTGTCGATGGTCCACGGCTGCTGCACCTCGATGGTGCCAAGCTCAAG GCACTGGGCGTGGGCAGCTCGCAGGACCGTGCGGTGCTGAAGCGGAAGCTGAAGGAGCTGAGCCTGGCCGTGGAGAAGGAGCGCAAGGCCCAGGAGAAGGCGGAGAAGCAGCgggagaagcagaagaaaagggacCAGGAGCAGCGGCGGAGCTAA
- the PDK2 gene encoding pyruvate dehydrogenase kinase, isozyme 2 isoform X1, producing the protein MRLLRCLGKRAALAGVPTYIEHFSKFSPSPLSMKQFLDFGSSNACEKTSFAFLRQELPVRLSNIMKEINLLPDRVLRTPSVQLVQSWYVQSLLDIMEFLDRDPEDQTTLGQFTDALVTIRNRHNDVVPTMAQGVIEYKEAYGDDPVSNQNIQYFLDRFYLSRISIRMLINQHTLLFDGSTNPAHPKHIGSIDPHCSVANVVRDAYNMAKLLCDKYYMSSPDLEIEEVNASNSQQPISIVYVPSHLYHMLFELFKNAMRATVESHENSPRLPAIKVMVALGQEDLSIKMSDRGMGVPLRKIERLFSYMYSTAPTPQLGTGGAPLVGAPLAGFGYGLPISRLYAKYFQGDLQLFSMEGFGTDAVIYLKALSTDSVERLPVYNKSAWRHYQASQEAGDWCVPSTEPKNTSTYRVP; encoded by the exons aTGCGGCTGCTGCGGTGCCTGGGGAAGCGGGCGGCGCTGGCCGGGGTCCCCACCTACATCGAGCACTTCAGCAAGTTCTCGCCGTCGCCTCTCTCCATGAAACAATTCCTGGACTTCG GCTCCAGCAATGCCTGCGAGAAGACCTCCTTCGCCTTCCTGCGGCAGGAGCTGCCCGTCCGCCTCTCCAACATCATGAAGGAGATCAACCTGCTGCCGGACCGCGTCCTGCGCACCCCCTCCGTCCAGCTGGTGCAGAGCTG gtACGTCCAGAGCCTGCTGGACATCATGGAGTTCCTCGACAGGGACCCTGAGGACCAGACCACCCTGGGACA GTTCACGGACGCCCTGGTCACCATCCGCAACCGGCACAACGACGTGGTGCCCACCATGGCGCAGGGGGTCATCGAGTACAAGGAGGCCTACGGGGACGACCCCGTCTCCAACCAGAACATCCAGTACTTCCTCGACCGCTTCTACCTGAGCCGCATCTCCATCCGCATGCTCATCAACCAGCACA CGCTGCTCTTCGACGGCAGCACCAACCCCGCGCACCCCAAGCACATCGGGAGCATCGACCCCCACTGCAGCGTGGCCAACGTGGTGAGAG ATGCCTACAACATGGCCAAGCTCCTGTGTGACAAGTACTACATGTCCTCACCCGACCTGGAGATTGAGGAGGTGAACG CCAGCAACTCCCAGCAGCCCATCAGCATCGTCTACGTCCCCTCCCATCTCTACCATATGCTCTTCGAGCTCTTCAAG AACGCCATGCGAGCCACCGTGGAGAGCCACGAGAACAGCCCGCGGCTGCCGGCCATCAAGGTGATGGTGGCTCTGGGCCAGGAGGACCTCTCCATCAAG ATGAGTGACCGGGGCATGGGCGTCCCGCTGCGGAAGATCGAGCGTCTCTTCAGCTACATGTACTCCACCGCTCCCACCCCGCAGCTGGGCACCGGGGGGGCCCCCCTGGTAGGTGCCCCCCTG gCCGGCTTCGGCTACGGCTTGCCCATCTCCCGCCTCTACGCCAAGTACTTCCAGGGGGACCTGCAGCTCTTCTCCATGGAGGGCTTCGGCACTGACGCCGTCATCTACCTAAAG GCCCTGTCCACGGACTCGGTGGAGCGATTGCCGGTCTACAACAAGTCGGCGTGGCGGCACTACCAGGCCAGCCAGGAGGCGGGGGACTGGTGTGTCCCCAGCACCGAGCCCAAGAACACCTCCACCTACCGAGTCCCCTAG
- the PDK2 gene encoding pyruvate dehydrogenase kinase, isozyme 2 isoform X3: MRLLRCLGKRAALAGVPTYIEHFSKFSPSPLSMKQFLDFGSSNACEKTSFAFLRQELPVRLSNIMKEINLLPDRVLRTPSVQLVQSWYVQSLLDIMEFLDRDPEDQTTLGQFTDALVTIRNRHNDVVPTMAQGVIEYKEAYGDDPVSNQNIQYFLDRFYLSRISIRMLINQHTLLFDGSTNPAHPKHIGSIDPHCSVANVVRDAYNMAKLLCDKYYMSSPDLEIEEVNASNSQQPISIVYVPSHLYHMLFELFKMSDRGMGVPLRKIERLFSYMYSTAPTPQLGTGGAPLVGAPLAGFGYGLPISRLYAKYFQGDLQLFSMEGFGTDAVIYLKALSTDSVERLPVYNKSAWRHYQASQEAGDWCVPSTEPKNTSTYRVP; the protein is encoded by the exons aTGCGGCTGCTGCGGTGCCTGGGGAAGCGGGCGGCGCTGGCCGGGGTCCCCACCTACATCGAGCACTTCAGCAAGTTCTCGCCGTCGCCTCTCTCCATGAAACAATTCCTGGACTTCG GCTCCAGCAATGCCTGCGAGAAGACCTCCTTCGCCTTCCTGCGGCAGGAGCTGCCCGTCCGCCTCTCCAACATCATGAAGGAGATCAACCTGCTGCCGGACCGCGTCCTGCGCACCCCCTCCGTCCAGCTGGTGCAGAGCTG gtACGTCCAGAGCCTGCTGGACATCATGGAGTTCCTCGACAGGGACCCTGAGGACCAGACCACCCTGGGACA GTTCACGGACGCCCTGGTCACCATCCGCAACCGGCACAACGACGTGGTGCCCACCATGGCGCAGGGGGTCATCGAGTACAAGGAGGCCTACGGGGACGACCCCGTCTCCAACCAGAACATCCAGTACTTCCTCGACCGCTTCTACCTGAGCCGCATCTCCATCCGCATGCTCATCAACCAGCACA CGCTGCTCTTCGACGGCAGCACCAACCCCGCGCACCCCAAGCACATCGGGAGCATCGACCCCCACTGCAGCGTGGCCAACGTGGTGAGAG ATGCCTACAACATGGCCAAGCTCCTGTGTGACAAGTACTACATGTCCTCACCCGACCTGGAGATTGAGGAGGTGAACG CCAGCAACTCCCAGCAGCCCATCAGCATCGTCTACGTCCCCTCCCATCTCTACCATATGCTCTTCGAGCTCTTCAAG ATGAGTGACCGGGGCATGGGCGTCCCGCTGCGGAAGATCGAGCGTCTCTTCAGCTACATGTACTCCACCGCTCCCACCCCGCAGCTGGGCACCGGGGGGGCCCCCCTGGTAGGTGCCCCCCTG gCCGGCTTCGGCTACGGCTTGCCCATCTCCCGCCTCTACGCCAAGTACTTCCAGGGGGACCTGCAGCTCTTCTCCATGGAGGGCTTCGGCACTGACGCCGTCATCTACCTAAAG GCCCTGTCCACGGACTCGGTGGAGCGATTGCCGGTCTACAACAAGTCGGCGTGGCGGCACTACCAGGCCAGCCAGGAGGCGGGGGACTGGTGTGTCCCCAGCACCGAGCCCAAGAACACCTCCACCTACCGAGTCCCCTAG
- the PDK2 gene encoding pyruvate dehydrogenase kinase, isozyme 2 isoform X4 — protein MRLLRCLGKRAALAGVPTYIEHFSKFSPSPLSMKQFLDFGSSNACEKTSFAFLRQELPVRLSNIMKEINLLPDRVLRTPSVQLVQSWYVQSLLDIMEFLDRDPEDQTTLGQFTDALVTIRNRHNDVVPTMAQGVIEYKEAYGDDPVSNQNIQYFLDRFYLSRISIRMLINQHTLLFDGSTNPAHPKHIGSIDPHCSVANVVRDAYNMAKLLCDKYYMSSPDLEIEEVNASNSQQPISIVYVPSHLYHMLFELFKMSDRGMGVPLRKIERLFSYMYSTAPTPQLGTGGAPLAGFGYGLPISRLYAKYFQGDLQLFSMEGFGTDAVIYLKALSTDSVERLPVYNKSAWRHYQASQEAGDWCVPSTEPKNTSTYRVP, from the exons aTGCGGCTGCTGCGGTGCCTGGGGAAGCGGGCGGCGCTGGCCGGGGTCCCCACCTACATCGAGCACTTCAGCAAGTTCTCGCCGTCGCCTCTCTCCATGAAACAATTCCTGGACTTCG GCTCCAGCAATGCCTGCGAGAAGACCTCCTTCGCCTTCCTGCGGCAGGAGCTGCCCGTCCGCCTCTCCAACATCATGAAGGAGATCAACCTGCTGCCGGACCGCGTCCTGCGCACCCCCTCCGTCCAGCTGGTGCAGAGCTG gtACGTCCAGAGCCTGCTGGACATCATGGAGTTCCTCGACAGGGACCCTGAGGACCAGACCACCCTGGGACA GTTCACGGACGCCCTGGTCACCATCCGCAACCGGCACAACGACGTGGTGCCCACCATGGCGCAGGGGGTCATCGAGTACAAGGAGGCCTACGGGGACGACCCCGTCTCCAACCAGAACATCCAGTACTTCCTCGACCGCTTCTACCTGAGCCGCATCTCCATCCGCATGCTCATCAACCAGCACA CGCTGCTCTTCGACGGCAGCACCAACCCCGCGCACCCCAAGCACATCGGGAGCATCGACCCCCACTGCAGCGTGGCCAACGTGGTGAGAG ATGCCTACAACATGGCCAAGCTCCTGTGTGACAAGTACTACATGTCCTCACCCGACCTGGAGATTGAGGAGGTGAACG CCAGCAACTCCCAGCAGCCCATCAGCATCGTCTACGTCCCCTCCCATCTCTACCATATGCTCTTCGAGCTCTTCAAG ATGAGTGACCGGGGCATGGGCGTCCCGCTGCGGAAGATCGAGCGTCTCTTCAGCTACATGTACTCCACCGCTCCCACCCCGCAGCTGGGCACCGGGGGGGCCCCCCTG gCCGGCTTCGGCTACGGCTTGCCCATCTCCCGCCTCTACGCCAAGTACTTCCAGGGGGACCTGCAGCTCTTCTCCATGGAGGGCTTCGGCACTGACGCCGTCATCTACCTAAAG GCCCTGTCCACGGACTCGGTGGAGCGATTGCCGGTCTACAACAAGTCGGCGTGGCGGCACTACCAGGCCAGCCAGGAGGCGGGGGACTGGTGTGTCCCCAGCACCGAGCCCAAGAACACCTCCACCTACCGAGTCCCCTAG
- the SAMD14 gene encoding sterile alpha motif domain-containing protein 14 isoform X2, which translates to MSVSKLQDMDEVFDFTAVVPETPRLDSSLQKARARLLAKGRRHRPSRSRLRDSASSTEGDEGPEAAEGLAGTPSPKSCHSSDSSPGFAHRDARPQRHSEDDSRDMSPPEPASPTVGLDKKTRRKFLDLGVTLRRVSSSKSRKEKGSNRLSMGSREAVEGPGRASGSPFLPFSWFSDGARGSASPGSASPAGSPRHEGLSPAKSASQDSTLSEDSPPPSTSPRLPGPTATKCSYPYHTLSQSSDEFLDEPPGAVAGWTCRQVGQWLESLNLEQYVEEFSAHGVDGPRLLHLDGAKLKALGVGSSQDRAVLKRKLKELSLAVEKERKAQEKAEKQREKQKKRDQEQRRS; encoded by the exons ATGTCGGTCTCCAAACTGCAGGACATGGATGAGGTTTTCG ATTTTACCGCTGTGGTTCCAGAGACGCCGCGCCTGGACAGTAGCCTGCAGAAGGCCCGAGCCCGGCTCCTAGCCAAGGGCCGCCGGCACCGGCCCTCCCGCTCCCGCCTGCGAGACAGCGCCAGCTCCACCGAGGGCGACGAGGGGCCCGAGGCGGCG GAGGGGCTGGCGGGCACCCCCTCGCCCAAGTCCTGCCACAGCTCCGACAGCTCGCCCGGCTTCGCCCACCGCGACGCCCGGCCCCAGCGGCACAGTGAAG acGACAGCCGGGACATGAGCCCCCCCGAGCCGGCCAGCCCCACTGTGGGGCTTGATAAGAAAACGCGGAGGAAGTTCTTGGATTTGGG GGTGACCCTGCGCCGGGTGTCCTCCAGCAAGAGCcggaaggagaaggggagcaACCGCCTGTCCATGGGCAGCAG ggaggcGGTGGAGGGTCCCGGCCGCGCCTCGGGGTCacccttcctgcccttctcctgGTTCTCAGACGGCGCGAGGGGCTCGGCCTCCCCCGGCTCCGCGTCGCCCGCCGGCTCCCCCCGGCACGAGGGGCTCAGCCCCGCCAAATCTGCTTCCCAG GACTCGACGCTGAGCGAGGACTCCCCACCGCCCAGCACCAGCCCGCGCCTGCCCGGCCCCACCGCCACCAAGTGCTCCTACCCCTACCACACCCTGTCACAGTCCTCAGACGAG TTCCTGGATGAGCCCCCCGGCGCGGTCGCGGGCTGGACGTGCCGGCAGGTGGGACAGTGGCTGGAGAGCCTCAACCTGGAGCAGTATGTAGAGGAGTTCTCGGCCCACGGTGTCGATGGTCCACGGCTGCTGCACCTCGATGGTGCCAAGCTCAAG GCACTGGGCGTGGGCAGCTCGCAGGACCGTGCGGTGCTGAAGCGGAAGCTGAAGGAGCTGAGCCTGGCCGTGGAGAAGGAGCGCAAGGCCCAGGAGAAGGCGGAGAAGCAGCgggagaagcagaagaaaagggacCAGGAGCAGCGGCGGAGCTAA
- the PDK2 gene encoding pyruvate dehydrogenase kinase, isozyme 2 isoform X2 has product MRLLRCLGKRAALAGVPTYIEHFSKFSPSPLSMKQFLDFGSSNACEKTSFAFLRQELPVRLSNIMKEINLLPDRVLRTPSVQLVQSWYVQSLLDIMEFLDRDPEDQTTLGQFTDALVTIRNRHNDVVPTMAQGVIEYKEAYGDDPVSNQNIQYFLDRFYLSRISIRMLINQHTLLFDGSTNPAHPKHIGSIDPHCSVANVVRDAYNMAKLLCDKYYMSSPDLEIEEVNASNSQQPISIVYVPSHLYHMLFELFKNAMRATVESHENSPRLPAIKVMVALGQEDLSIKMSDRGMGVPLRKIERLFSYMYSTAPTPQLGTGGAPLAGFGYGLPISRLYAKYFQGDLQLFSMEGFGTDAVIYLKALSTDSVERLPVYNKSAWRHYQASQEAGDWCVPSTEPKNTSTYRVP; this is encoded by the exons aTGCGGCTGCTGCGGTGCCTGGGGAAGCGGGCGGCGCTGGCCGGGGTCCCCACCTACATCGAGCACTTCAGCAAGTTCTCGCCGTCGCCTCTCTCCATGAAACAATTCCTGGACTTCG GCTCCAGCAATGCCTGCGAGAAGACCTCCTTCGCCTTCCTGCGGCAGGAGCTGCCCGTCCGCCTCTCCAACATCATGAAGGAGATCAACCTGCTGCCGGACCGCGTCCTGCGCACCCCCTCCGTCCAGCTGGTGCAGAGCTG gtACGTCCAGAGCCTGCTGGACATCATGGAGTTCCTCGACAGGGACCCTGAGGACCAGACCACCCTGGGACA GTTCACGGACGCCCTGGTCACCATCCGCAACCGGCACAACGACGTGGTGCCCACCATGGCGCAGGGGGTCATCGAGTACAAGGAGGCCTACGGGGACGACCCCGTCTCCAACCAGAACATCCAGTACTTCCTCGACCGCTTCTACCTGAGCCGCATCTCCATCCGCATGCTCATCAACCAGCACA CGCTGCTCTTCGACGGCAGCACCAACCCCGCGCACCCCAAGCACATCGGGAGCATCGACCCCCACTGCAGCGTGGCCAACGTGGTGAGAG ATGCCTACAACATGGCCAAGCTCCTGTGTGACAAGTACTACATGTCCTCACCCGACCTGGAGATTGAGGAGGTGAACG CCAGCAACTCCCAGCAGCCCATCAGCATCGTCTACGTCCCCTCCCATCTCTACCATATGCTCTTCGAGCTCTTCAAG AACGCCATGCGAGCCACCGTGGAGAGCCACGAGAACAGCCCGCGGCTGCCGGCCATCAAGGTGATGGTGGCTCTGGGCCAGGAGGACCTCTCCATCAAG ATGAGTGACCGGGGCATGGGCGTCCCGCTGCGGAAGATCGAGCGTCTCTTCAGCTACATGTACTCCACCGCTCCCACCCCGCAGCTGGGCACCGGGGGGGCCCCCCTG gCCGGCTTCGGCTACGGCTTGCCCATCTCCCGCCTCTACGCCAAGTACTTCCAGGGGGACCTGCAGCTCTTCTCCATGGAGGGCTTCGGCACTGACGCCGTCATCTACCTAAAG GCCCTGTCCACGGACTCGGTGGAGCGATTGCCGGTCTACAACAAGTCGGCGTGGCGGCACTACCAGGCCAGCCAGGAGGCGGGGGACTGGTGTGTCCCCAGCACCGAGCCCAAGAACACCTCCACCTACCGAGTCCCCTAG